The Alistipes finegoldii DSM 17242 DNA segment CATGAATACGATCGAGAGGAAGCAGGCCGCGATGAGCAGGATAAACGTCCAGTCCCAGCCTGCGGCTTCGGCCACGGAGCCGATCACGATATTGGCCAGAATGGCCGTGCCGAGGAAGTAACCGAAGAATCCGGTCAGTCCGGCGGCCGTTCCCGCCGCGTTTTTCGGAGCGAGGTCGAGCGCCTGCACGCCGATGAGCATTACCGGACCGTAGATGAAAAATCCGATGGCGATCAGCGACATGGTGACGATGAAATAGTTCGACGAGAACTGCCAGTAGAGGAAGATGAATACCGCGACGATCGCCATGAAGAGGATCGTGGGAACGGCGCGCCGTCCGTGGAACACCTTGTCGCTCAGCCAGCCGCAGATCAGCGTGCCGGGAATGGCGGCGAACTCGTAGGCGAAGTAGGCCCAGCCGGCCTGCTTGATGTCGTAACCCTGCGCGTCGCGGAGGTAGGTCGGGGCCCAGTCGAGACATCCGTAGCGTACCATGTAGACGAAAGCGTTGGCGATAGCGATGAACCACAGCAGTTTGTTGTTCAGGACGTATTTGAAGAAGATTTCGCGGGTCGTGAGCACTTCCTCCTGCTTGGCGCTGTAATTTTTCGGGTAGTCGTTGCGCCATTTCTCCACCGAGGGAAGGCTGCACGACTGCGGCGTGTCGCGGATGAGCACGTAGGCGAGGATGGCGATGAAGATCGCGACGACCGCCGGGAAAAGATAGGTTCCTATCAGGAAATAGAGTTCCGTGTGGCTGCCGCAGAACCATGAGCCGAACCAGATGGCGCCGTAGACGGCCATCGGGCCGACCAAAGCCCCGCCTACGTTGTGGGCGCAGTTCCAGATCGACATCTTCGTGCCGCGCTCCTTGATCGAGAACCAGTGGGTCATGACGCGGCCGCACGGAGGCCAGCCCATTCCGTTGAACCAGCCCACGAGGAAGTTCAGGACCGCCATGATGAAGATGGCCAGCCGCTTGTGCTCCGGGCCGAGCAGCGTAACCGGAACGATCATGAACATCATCGACAGGGCGGCCAGCACCAGTCCCAGCGGCAGGAATACGCGCGCGTTGCTGCGGTCGGAGACGCTTCCCATCAGGAATTTGGACAGGGCGTAGGCCACGGCGTTCATCGCCAGCACGATGCTCAGTTCGCTCTGGTCGAAGCCGAGCAGGGCGAGCTCCGGGATCGCCATCGAGAAATTTTTCCGGACGATGTAGAATCCGGCGTACCCGATGAAGATGCCGAGAAACACCTGCAGACGCATGCGTTTGTATTTCGCATCGACCTTGTCGGCCTCCATTTCCGGTTTATAGGCAGGGGGTTGAAGAATTTTCCACATAATTGACGTGGGGCTCGACGCAGGAACCCGATTGAGTTGAAGTTGGTATTGGTTCATTCATGGCGACGTGCGTCCCTGCGTCGGACCCGCGTCGGGGCGTTCGGCTACGCCCGGTCATTTTCCAAAT contains these protein-coding regions:
- the pgtP gene encoding phosphoglycerate transporter protein PgtP — encoded protein: MWKILQPPAYKPEMEADKVDAKYKRMRLQVFLGIFIGYAGFYIVRKNFSMAIPELALLGFDQSELSIVLAMNAVAYALSKFLMGSVSDRSNARVFLPLGLVLAALSMMFMIVPVTLLGPEHKRLAIFIMAVLNFLVGWFNGMGWPPCGRVMTHWFSIKERGTKMSIWNCAHNVGGALVGPMAVYGAIWFGSWFCGSHTELYFLIGTYLFPAVVAIFIAILAYVLIRDTPQSCSLPSVEKWRNDYPKNYSAKQEEVLTTREIFFKYVLNNKLLWFIAIANAFVYMVRYGCLDWAPTYLRDAQGYDIKQAGWAYFAYEFAAIPGTLICGWLSDKVFHGRRAVPTILFMAIVAVFIFLYWQFSSNYFIVTMSLIAIGFFIYGPVMLIGVQALDLAPKNAAGTAAGLTGFFGYFLGTAILANIVIGSVAEAAGWDWTFILLIAACFLSIVFMAFTYKGEKEILGQK